Within the Corynebacterium tuberculostearicum genome, the region TGTTTCAAAGCCTGCGATAGCCTTCGAGATCGCTTCTTGCTGGTGCGGACGCGGGGAGAAAACCTCGCGACGGGTGAGGTTAATTTCGATCTCAGAACCCGGGAAGGTCACATCCCAGTTGATAGGGGATTCTGCAATCGCTGCCGTGCCGATACGGTTGGTCGGGATGAGCTGGTGCTCCAGCATCGCTTCAGCATTCTTTGACCATCGCTCCGACGTGGAGATGATGATCCGCTGTGCGAAGGATTCTGTGCCCTTGTCTGTAGTAAACGAGTGTCCGGATGCCTCAAAGAAGGAATCGAGGTGACGCTTCTGAATATAGGTATCCGGCTTGTAGAACTTGCACTGGATGGCAACCCACGCGTCGTCATCGGCGCGCCGGGCAACGAGGTCGATGCCGGTGTCTTGCATACCGCCGTTGAACTCCCAATCGCTCCAACGGCTGACTTCCGAGAAGTGCTCCTGGAGGACGGGATCGGTTCGGAAGTAGTTGACCATTAATTTCTCGAACTTAATGCCGTACGAGCCTTGAGGCTGATTTTCACGGAGCTGGGTTAGGACTTCACCAAAAGCAGGCATGGTGTCCATTATGGACTACACATGAGTTCTCCACTTCCAAATGGTGGCGATGTTGTACAGCCGGGGTGGATGACTTGAGTCATTAGTAGAGCCCTGCATTCCTCATCATGCTCTGCCGTGTTTGAGAGATGAGGTAGGTGCTCAAAGGGCGGCCGGAGAGGATGGCGGCATCGTAAAGATAGTTGTGGAGGGTATCGGTACGCGAGAGCGGGGGCTGGTGCGTAAATCGAAGTCACGTTGGATCTGGGCGATTACGAATGGCACGGCGATGATCTCGGAGACCGCGATTAGAAGTGCGGCGACGCCGCGCTCCGCTGTGGCGTTGGTCGAGCTAAATTGCTTTGGCTTGGCGTGGGCTAGGGCGCTGAGTTTGGTGTCCTCAGTGGGGAGAAGGGAATCCGTTAAGCTGCCTTCGGATGTGGGCGGGGCGTCCTGCGACTTCGTCAGTCCAGGTGACGAACCTGGTGAGGACGCGTGGGAAGCACCGGAGGAAGGAGCCACTGGCCATGACTTTGCGGGCTACGAGGAGCAGAGCCATTTCCACACGCAGTAGGGACCAGTGGTAGAGGTCAGCCATGGTGTAATTGGCTGTGATGTTGAGTGAGACATCGACTCGTCAATTAACTATATTCAATGAGAAGTGTTTGTAGCGTAGGACGGAGTACTGCCGTGGCCGAGGTAAACCAAACAGTAGTCGACTGTACAAAATTGTCGTCTTTGACGTTGTCGTTTGATTATGCTCCAGAAAAACGAGTCCTTCTTCCACTATTCACACGAGAAGATAAGAACAAGAAGAAAACAACCTTCAAATCTGTGAGGTTACCCTCAAGTAGTGGACACCCTATTTGTACGGATCTTGTGTCCGTAGGAGAGGATGTTCATTGTGAATCAACAGCGCAAGAAGTACACGCCGGAGTACCGGCGTGAAGCCGCAAACCTGGTAATCGAGTCGCAGCGCCCAATCGCTCATGTGGCTAAGGAAATTGGCGTATCAGCCACAATTTTAGGCAGGTGGGTCAAACTCGAGCGTGAGCGCCGAGGAGCATCCGACGGGCTAAGCGAGGCGGATCTTCGTGCTGAGAATGCTCGTCTGCGCCGTGAGCTGGCGGAAGCCAAGATGGATAACGAGTTTTTGTCAAAAGCGACAGCCTTCTTCGCCGCCAAGCAACGCGAACAGAAAAGTTCGAATTAATGCAGCGAGAGAAGGCGAACTACAGCATCAAACGTATGGCACGGCTATTAAAAGTGTCTCGGTCTGGATACTACAAATGGTCTCATACGCAGCAGAAGCGGCTATCCGGCGAAGATAATCGTGCAGCTTTTTACGATGACGTTGACCGTAAGATTCATCAGATTTGGTCGGACTCCGACGAGGTTTATGGTGCTCCGCGGATCACCGCAGAACTTATCGAGCGGTACCACATTTCGCTTAATCGTAAGACTGTGGCTAAACGGATGCGCATGATGGGCATTGAAGGGATTTCCCCGCGGGCCTTTGTCCCAGTGACAACGATTCAAGCCAAGCGTAAGTCCACGCTTCCTGACTTGGTCAAGCGCATGTTTGATACTGGTGAGCTCAACCGAGTATGGATGTCGGATATTACCTACCTGCGCACCGGTGAAGGCTGGTTGTACTTGTGCGCAGTCCGCGATGGTCATTCCCGCAGGGTACTGGGCTGGGCTATGGATAGCGTTCAAGATACATACCTGGTCGAACGGGCCCTGCGGATGGCGCATACACTACGCGGTGACGTGCCTGACGGGCTAGTGTTTCACGCTGACCGCGGAACCCAATTTACCAGCGAGAAGCTTTGGGAAGTTTGCCGCAACCTGGGCATTGCTCAGTCCGTAGGGCGTACCGGCGTGTGCTTCGATAACGTGATGGCCGAGTCATTCTGGTCGACGCTTAAAACCGAATTCTACGACCGTAAGCGCTGGGCGACCCGTGATGCTGCACGCAAGGCCGTTGCCTACTGGATTGAAGTCGTCTACAACCGCCGACGTCGGCACTCCGCACTCGGGATGATAAGCCCCGCCGACTTCGAGAACCGCATCGGTCTAACCACCAGCAGAAAAGAAATAGCCGCCTAACCACTAGGTAGCTCCACTACGTGTCCACAATTTGCGGGCAACCCCATCTGGGGCTGCGATTGTTTATGCAGAAAACGGGAGCGGAAAGTCA harbors:
- a CDS encoding IS3 family transposase (programmed frameshift) produces the protein MFIVNQQRKKYTPEYRREAANLVIESQRPIAHVAKEIGVSATILGRWVKLERERRGASDGLSEADLRAENARLRRELAEAKMDNEFLFKSDSLLRRQATRTEKFELMQREKANYSIKRMARLLKVSRSGYYKWSHTQQKRLSGEDNRAAFYDDVDRKIHQIWSDSDEVYGAPRITAELIERYHISLNRKTVAKRMRMMGIEGISPRAFVPVTTIQAKRKSTLPDLVKRMFDTGELNRVWMSDITYLRTGEGWLYLCAVRDGHSRRVLGWAMDSVQDTYLVERALRMAHTLRGDVPDGLVFHADRGTQFTSEKLWEVCRNLGIAQSVGRTGVCFDNVMAESFWSTLKTEFYDRKRWATRDAARKAVAYWIEVVYNRRRRHSALGMISPADFENRIGLTTSRKEIAA